The following coding sequences lie in one Treponema sp. OMZ 790 genomic window:
- a CDS encoding MoxR family ATPase, with protein MKTKEIIDALTNHIGLVMKGKDEVIRLFVSAFLTGGHVLIDDIPGVGKTTMVKALAKLIKKDYGDAAQFKRIQCTPDLLPYDITGVDVFNAQTQSFEFVKGPVFCDIFLADELNRTPPKVQSALLEVMEERQVTVGRQTYGLSDIFFTAATQNPVESLGTYPLPPAQLDRFMVSISIGYPDDEAALEILQGNPGVIGISKLFPIAAAGDIIASREEQNAVYCHKALQKAIIDICNATRHNPDMYLGASPRASLQFLHLTKTIALSNGRNWVEDKDIEMLAPYVLAHRCIFKNKKIDPKESIAEITKSVLAKMDKETDWSKDI; from the coding sequence ATGAAAACAAAAGAGATAATAGATGCGCTTACCAACCATATAGGTTTAGTAATGAAAGGAAAGGATGAAGTTATCCGCCTTTTTGTTTCGGCATTTTTAACCGGAGGCCATGTTCTTATTGATGATATCCCCGGAGTTGGAAAAACAACCATGGTAAAAGCTTTGGCTAAACTAATAAAGAAAGACTATGGAGATGCTGCACAGTTTAAAAGAATACAATGTACTCCGGATTTGCTTCCTTATGATATTACGGGCGTTGATGTTTTTAACGCACAAACTCAAAGTTTTGAGTTTGTGAAAGGCCCCGTGTTTTGCGATATATTCTTGGCTGACGAATTAAATAGAACGCCTCCAAAAGTTCAATCAGCTCTTCTTGAAGTTATGGAAGAAAGGCAGGTTACAGTCGGGCGGCAAACCTACGGCTTATCTGATATATTTTTTACGGCTGCCACTCAAAATCCTGTGGAGTCTCTGGGAACTTATCCTCTGCCTCCTGCTCAGCTTGATCGTTTTATGGTTTCCATATCTATAGGATATCCCGATGATGAAGCGGCTCTTGAAATACTCCAAGGAAATCCCGGCGTAATCGGAATTTCAAAATTATTCCCCATTGCGGCTGCCGGAGATATAATTGCTTCCCGCGAAGAGCAAAATGCCGTTTATTGTCATAAAGCTTTACAAAAGGCCATAATAGATATCTGCAATGCAACAAGACATAATCCGGATATGTATTTAGGTGCTTCACCAAGAGCCTCCTTACAATTTTTGCATCTGACAAAAACTATAGCCCTTTCCAATGGAAGAAATTGGGTTGAAGATAAAGATATAGAAATGCTAGCTCCTTATGTTCTTGCACATAGATGTATTTTTAAAAACAAGAAAATTGATCCGAAAGAATCTATAGCCGAAATTACAAAATCGGTATTGGCAAAAATGGATAAAGAAACGGATTGGTCTAAAGATATCTAA
- a CDS encoding TIGR03943 family protein, translating into MKKIFLNLFFEKIIQSLLLLLIAFIFMYAVISKKALLYVHIRHTGIIIFSSIVFFIIGILTMKEAFYFTHHTHVKRSKPLYLISIIPILLAFIIPHKALTSDSLAFNGDILSFQKQKTETSPSLNFRPTRLLELENDFVIMDDESFGRWLPELYLNLDSWVDKKIKIEGAVWKNPEVLSEKEFAIGRMLMVCCAADMQPAGLIAQWTRTDELKEDDWVRVTGRISKTEYEGNFEPLIIVDNIEFIPRPALEYVYPF; encoded by the coding sequence ATGAAAAAAATCTTTTTAAATCTTTTTTTTGAAAAAATTATACAATCTTTATTATTATTGCTGATCGCATTTATTTTTATGTATGCAGTAATTTCGAAAAAGGCCTTATTATATGTTCATATACGTCACACGGGTATAATTATTTTTTCAAGCATAGTATTTTTTATTATAGGTATTCTTACTATGAAGGAGGCTTTTTATTTTACTCATCATACTCATGTAAAAAGAAGTAAACCCTTATATTTAATAAGCATCATTCCGATTTTGCTTGCTTTTATTATTCCGCACAAAGCTTTAACATCCGACTCGCTTGCATTTAACGGAGACATTCTTTCATTTCAAAAACAAAAAACTGAAACCTCACCTAGTTTGAATTTTAGGCCCACCCGACTCTTAGAATTGGAAAATGATTTTGTAATTATGGATGATGAAAGTTTCGGGCGCTGGCTTCCCGAGTTATATTTGAATTTGGATTCTTGGGTAGATAAAAAAATAAAAATTGAAGGTGCCGTTTGGAAAAACCCTGAAGTTCTAAGCGAAAAAGAATTTGCAATAGGAAGAATGCTTATGGTTTGCTGTGCCGCCGACATGCAGCCTGCAGGACTGATAGCCCAATGGACAAGAACAGATGAATTAAAAGAAGATGATTGGGTGCGTGTTACAGGCCGGATTTCAAAAACCGAGTACGAAGGCAATTTTGAACCTTTAATTATTGTCGACAATATAGAATTTATTCCGCGCCCGGCTCTTGAATATGTTTATCCCTTTTAA